One Nocardioides oleivorans DNA segment encodes these proteins:
- a CDS encoding lysophospholipid acyltransferase family protein — protein sequence MEPSTWQRPGLRAALLYALAASLLGAVVSAVSRLELTRRSVPDTELPDGPVIVIANHTSFADGILLALVGRRLGRSLRLMATGGVFRSGLVGPIVRRLGFIPVLRGTSSAAGSLDAAATALEAGEAVGLFPEGRITRDPAHWPERSKTGAVRLALRTGAPVVPVALVGAERVVGSRRILGRLLRNTVLRPRVAVAVGAPIDVRRLAGLAAGAPVDDATVRRVADEVMAVLVAQVAELRGEDAPHPSGVRESALAIA from the coding sequence ATGGAACCCAGCACCTGGCAGCGCCCCGGCCTCCGCGCCGCCCTCCTCTACGCCCTCGCCGCCAGCCTCCTCGGCGCCGTCGTCTCCGCCGTCAGCCGGCTCGAGCTGACCCGCCGCTCGGTCCCCGACACCGAGCTCCCCGACGGCCCCGTCATCGTCATCGCCAACCACACGAGCTTCGCCGACGGCATCCTGCTCGCCCTCGTCGGCCGCCGCCTCGGCCGGTCGCTGCGCCTGATGGCCACCGGCGGCGTCTTCCGCTCCGGCCTCGTCGGGCCGATCGTCCGCCGGCTCGGCTTCATCCCGGTGCTGCGCGGCACGTCGTCCGCCGCCGGCTCCCTCGACGCCGCCGCCACTGCGCTCGAGGCCGGCGAGGCCGTCGGCCTCTTCCCGGAGGGCCGGATCACCCGCGACCCGGCGCACTGGCCCGAGCGCAGCAAGACCGGTGCGGTCCGCCTCGCGCTGCGCACCGGTGCCCCGGTCGTCCCGGTCGCGCTCGTCGGTGCCGAGCGCGTCGTCGGCTCGCGACGAATCCTCGGCCGGCTCCTGCGCAACACGGTGCTGCGGCCCCGGGTGGCGGTCGCAGTGGGCGCACCCATCGACGTACGACGCCTCGCGGGCCTCGCCGCTGGCGCGCCGGTCGACGACGCGACCGTGCGCCGGGTCGCCGACGAGGTGATGGCGGTGCTGGTGGCCCAGGTCGCCGAGCTCCGGGGCGAGGACGCGCCCCACCCCAGCGGCGTACGGGAGTCGGCGCTCGCGATCGCCTGA
- a CDS encoding cobyric acid synthase yields MSALLVAGTTSDAGKTIVTTALCRGFARRGIRVAPFKAQNMSNNSMVCATADGRGAEIGRAQWIQSVAAGAEPEPAMNPVLLKPGGDRRSHVVVMGRPGGTIDSKDFVGGRTHLRDAAYAAFDDLRSRHDLVVVEGAGSPAEINLREGDYVNMGLAQHGRIPTLVVGDIDRGGVFAALFGTVALLDRADQSLIAGFVVNKFRGDVDLLRPGLDQIRELTGREVYGVLPWHPDLWLDSEDALDLAGRRTSDDEARLRVAVVRLPRISNFTDVDALGIEPGVDVTFASDARALAGADLVVLPGTRATIEDLAWLRSRGMDRAVLDHAASGRPVLGICGGFQMLGRRIVDPSGVEGAVGADVAGLGLLDVTTTFGADKVLRLPIGTALGQPAHGYEIHHGRITRHGGEEFLGGARAGAVLGTMWHGSLEGDELRRALLSEVSAAAGASYEPGDVSFSAMRERRLDLLGDLAEEHLDLDALLDLATSGAPDGLLVLEPGASR; encoded by the coding sequence GTGAGCGCGCTGCTGGTCGCCGGGACCACGTCCGATGCCGGCAAGACCATCGTGACGACGGCGCTGTGCCGGGGCTTCGCGCGCCGCGGGATCCGGGTCGCGCCGTTCAAGGCGCAGAACATGTCCAACAACTCGATGGTCTGCGCCACGGCTGACGGTCGCGGCGCCGAGATCGGCCGCGCGCAGTGGATCCAGTCGGTCGCGGCCGGCGCCGAGCCCGAGCCCGCGATGAACCCCGTCCTGCTCAAGCCCGGTGGTGACCGGCGCAGCCACGTCGTGGTGATGGGCCGGCCCGGCGGGACCATCGACTCGAAGGACTTCGTCGGCGGGCGGACCCACCTGCGCGACGCCGCCTACGCCGCCTTCGACGACCTGCGCTCGCGCCACGACCTGGTCGTCGTCGAGGGAGCCGGCAGCCCGGCGGAGATCAACCTGCGCGAGGGCGACTACGTCAACATGGGGCTCGCCCAGCACGGCCGGATCCCGACGCTGGTCGTCGGCGACATCGACCGCGGCGGGGTGTTCGCCGCGCTCTTCGGCACCGTCGCGCTGCTCGACAGGGCCGACCAGTCGCTCATCGCCGGCTTCGTGGTCAACAAGTTCCGCGGTGACGTCGACCTGCTGCGCCCGGGGCTCGACCAGATCCGTGAGCTGACCGGGCGCGAGGTGTACGGCGTCCTGCCGTGGCACCCCGACCTCTGGCTGGACTCCGAGGACGCGCTCGACCTCGCCGGCCGCCGCACCTCGGACGACGAGGCGCGCCTGCGCGTGGCCGTCGTACGGCTGCCGCGGATCTCGAACTTCACCGACGTCGACGCGCTCGGCATCGAGCCCGGCGTCGACGTCACCTTCGCCTCCGATGCCCGAGCCCTGGCCGGCGCCGACCTCGTCGTGCTGCCCGGCACCCGCGCCACGATCGAGGACCTGGCGTGGCTGCGCTCGCGCGGCATGGACCGGGCCGTCCTCGACCACGCGGCGTCGGGCAGGCCGGTGCTCGGGATCTGCGGCGGATTCCAGATGCTGGGGCGGCGCATCGTCGACCCGTCCGGTGTCGAGGGGGCCGTGGGCGCGGACGTGGCGGGGCTCGGCCTGCTCGACGTCACCACGACCTTCGGCGCCGACAAGGTGCTGCGGCTGCCGATCGGTACGGCGCTGGGGCAACCGGCGCACGGCTACGAGATCCACCACGGCCGGATCACCCGGCACGGCGGTGAGGAGTTCCTCGGCGGCGCGCGCGCCGGTGCGGTCCTCGGGACCATGTGGCACGGCAGCCTCGAGGGTGATGAGCTCCGGCGGGCGCTGCTGTCGGAGGTCTCGGCGGCGGCCGGGGCGTCGTACGAGCCGGGGGACGTCAGCTTCTCCGCGATGCGCGAGCGACGGCTCGACCTCCTCGGCGACCTGGCGGAGGAGCACCTGGACCTCGACGCGCTGCTCGACCTGGCCACGTCCGGCGCGCCCGACGGCCTGCTGGTGCTCGAGCCCGGGGCCTCCCGATGA
- a CDS encoding cobalamin biosynthesis protein: MSRALGLALGHLADRRFGDPRRGHPVALFGTTALELERRTYADSRSRGVVHLALLAGAAAGGGLVLERRSRGHFVAHTLLTAAATWTVLGGTSLGREASAVHGFLAADDLPGARQRLTHLVGRDTSVLDEGEVSRATVESVAENTSDAVVAPLVWGGLLGIPGLLGYRAVNTLDAMVGHRGERYGRFGWASARLDDLLNLPGARLSGLLAAALAPTVGGSPSAALRAWAREARRHPSPNAGVVEAAFAGALGVRLGGTNTYAHGVEDRVILGDGPPPTRDDIDRSVRLASRVGTGAVVVACAVALRRGR; the protein is encoded by the coding sequence GTGAGCAGGGCGCTGGGCCTCGCGCTCGGCCACCTCGCCGACCGGCGCTTCGGAGACCCACGACGGGGGCACCCCGTCGCCCTGTTCGGCACCACCGCACTGGAGCTGGAGAGGAGGACGTACGCCGACTCGCGGAGTCGTGGCGTCGTCCACCTGGCGCTCCTGGCCGGGGCCGCCGCGGGGGGCGGTCTCGTCCTGGAGCGCCGCTCGCGCGGGCACTTCGTGGCCCACACGCTGCTCACCGCGGCGGCGACGTGGACCGTGCTGGGCGGTACGTCGCTCGGGCGCGAGGCGTCGGCCGTGCACGGCTTCCTCGCCGCCGACGACCTGCCCGGCGCCCGGCAGCGGCTGACCCACCTGGTCGGGCGCGACACCAGCGTCCTCGACGAGGGCGAGGTCAGCCGGGCGACCGTCGAGTCCGTCGCGGAGAACACCTCCGACGCCGTCGTCGCCCCCCTCGTGTGGGGCGGGCTGCTCGGCATTCCCGGGCTGCTCGGCTACCGCGCGGTCAACACGCTCGACGCGATGGTCGGTCACCGGGGCGAGCGCTACGGGCGGTTCGGCTGGGCGTCCGCCCGGCTCGACGACCTGCTCAACCTCCCCGGCGCGCGGCTCAGCGGGCTGCTGGCGGCGGCCCTCGCCCCCACGGTCGGCGGCTCGCCCTCGGCCGCGCTGAGGGCGTGGGCCCGCGAGGCGCGACGCCACCCCAGCCCGAACGCCGGGGTGGTGGAGGCCGCGTTCGCCGGCGCGCTCGGCGTACGGCTCGGGGGGACGAACACCTACGCCCACGGGGTCGAGGACCGGGTGATCCTCGGCGACGGCCCGCCCCCGACCCGCGACGACATCGATCGCTCCGTCCGACTGGCGAGCCGAGTCGGGACCGGAGCGGTCGTCGTCGCGTGCGCAGTGGCGCTCAGGCGGGGTCGCTGA
- a CDS encoding RNA polymerase subunit sigma-70: MGSLSEVGEAEFAELVEPHRRELHVHSYRMLGSFEDAEDAVQETLLRAWRRRETYAGRATLRAWLYRIATNACLDLLAKRRPDPATGGEVLWLQPYPDRLLDELPAAGADEPEAKAVARETIELAYVVAVQHLAPRPRAALILRDVLGWPARDVAELLGDSVNSVNSALQRARAGMREHLPAERQEWTGAEDDVDNRELVRRFTDASVVPDLDTIATLLRDDVRYSMPPWEGLLVGRDAVVADWTANGYPEMTGLRTVPTSVNRQPAIACYQWREQEQAHLPLTIDVLRISGGAVTEVTIFGAEQFERLGLPARLEGSEADR, encoded by the coding sequence GTGGGGAGCCTCAGCGAGGTCGGTGAGGCGGAGTTCGCGGAGCTGGTGGAGCCGCACCGCCGCGAGCTGCACGTGCACAGCTATCGGATGCTCGGCTCGTTCGAGGACGCCGAGGACGCGGTGCAGGAGACGCTCCTGCGGGCGTGGCGGCGGCGCGAGACGTACGCCGGCCGCGCGACGCTGCGTGCCTGGCTCTACCGGATCGCGACCAACGCATGCCTCGACCTGCTGGCCAAGCGGCGCCCCGACCCCGCGACGGGCGGAGAGGTGCTGTGGCTCCAGCCCTATCCCGACCGGCTCCTCGACGAGCTCCCCGCGGCCGGCGCCGACGAGCCCGAGGCGAAGGCCGTCGCGCGCGAGACGATCGAGCTGGCCTACGTCGTCGCGGTGCAGCACCTCGCGCCCCGCCCCCGCGCCGCGCTGATCCTGCGTGACGTGCTCGGCTGGCCGGCCAGGGACGTCGCCGAGCTGCTGGGCGACTCGGTGAACTCGGTCAACAGCGCGCTCCAGCGGGCCCGCGCCGGGATGCGCGAGCACCTGCCGGCCGAGCGCCAGGAGTGGACCGGGGCCGAGGACGACGTCGACAACCGCGAGCTCGTACGACGCTTCACCGACGCCAGCGTCGTCCCCGACCTCGACACGATCGCCACCCTGCTCCGCGACGACGTGCGCTACTCGATGCCGCCGTGGGAGGGCCTGCTCGTCGGGCGCGACGCGGTCGTCGCCGACTGGACGGCCAACGGCTACCCCGAGATGACGGGCCTGCGCACGGTGCCGACGTCGGTCAACCGCCAGCCGGCGATCGCCTGCTACCAGTGGCGCGAGCAGGAGCAGGCCCACCTGCCCCTGACGATCGACGTGCTCCGGATCTCCGGCGGGGCGGTCACCGAGGTGACCATCTTCGGCGCGGAGCAGTTCGAGCGGCTCGGTCTGCCGGCCCGGCTCGAGGGCTCGGAGGCCGACCGATGA
- a CDS encoding DUF6069 family protein — protein sequence MSATTVARTGFGSRLGRLVAAGLLAAVGAAVATVLVAVLLEALGADFEVDGGAIPVAGFGSITFLFSVVGIVIAALLLRFSADPDRRFLTVAVVLTALSLVPPVLWGHGAGTVLALVVLHLVAAGVVVPALVRVLRRVSDPA from the coding sequence ATGAGCGCCACGACCGTCGCCCGCACGGGCTTCGGCTCGCGCCTCGGCCGGCTGGTGGCCGCCGGACTGCTCGCGGCCGTCGGTGCCGCGGTGGCCACCGTCCTGGTGGCGGTGCTGCTGGAAGCGCTCGGCGCCGACTTCGAGGTCGATGGCGGCGCGATTCCGGTCGCGGGCTTCGGCTCGATCACGTTCCTGTTCTCGGTGGTGGGCATCGTGATCGCCGCGCTCCTCCTGCGGTTCAGCGCCGATCCCGACCGACGCTTCCTCACCGTCGCGGTCGTGCTGACCGCGCTCTCGCTGGTGCCGCCGGTCCTCTGGGGTCACGGTGCGGGCACGGTCCTCGCGCTCGTCGTGCTCCACCTGGTCGCGGCCGGCGTGGTGGTCCCGGCGCTGGTGCGCGTGCTGCGACGGGTCAGCGACCCCGCCTGA
- a CDS encoding glycoside hydrolase family 16 protein, producing MRAGTLSASPGNGSFTAGQEITLRGSIGAGGRRTVHLQSNLGRSGDVWRDVAGARTRTTAGGRFTLRVPAHSSHIVYRVVSGSRRTSTWTSDAVHQEVVLTARGSAVAGQPLTLVADTSAMPLLVGRALTLQQRVGASWTSLASSAVGSDGTGSFTVTPSATGPAVYRVRQEDFDQGVGHVGWFPSYPVYVDVRRTARERPSTRVAAPAPEPVLRRSAPHQSTAAGSLRWGKQLYDFDWEFGESLSDRAAVGTRRRGSWTDASDGTGRIAMRNGAMQLSSNSEGAGRAGSQGSLAAMLQGGAAQAYGRWETRLMPMVQAGGSTDYVLKAELIPLADAATGCDARAITLVEARPSTSGITIGARAATGQAWSRTLPVTTNQSFHAYAVDVTPRRITWFVDGKAVGRVTDPAAISGQSMTVRISMQASGTAPMRTTRTLVDWVRSYPAGTGQRTRGGTRLTPGTHTATC from the coding sequence ATGCGCGCCGGAACGCTGTCGGCCAGTCCCGGCAACGGCTCCTTCACCGCCGGGCAGGAGATCACCCTGCGCGGCAGCATCGGCGCCGGCGGTCGTCGTACGGTCCACCTCCAGAGCAACCTCGGCCGCAGCGGCGACGTCTGGCGCGACGTGGCCGGCGCGCGCACCCGGACCACCGCCGGCGGACGCTTCACCCTGCGGGTCCCGGCCCACTCGAGCCACATCGTCTACCGCGTCGTGTCCGGCTCCCGGCGCACCAGCACGTGGACCTCCGACGCCGTGCACCAGGAGGTCGTCCTCACCGCTCGGGGCAGCGCGGTCGCCGGCCAGCCGCTGACCCTCGTCGCCGACACGTCCGCGATGCCGCTGCTCGTGGGGCGTGCCCTCACGCTCCAGCAGCGTGTCGGTGCCTCGTGGACGTCCCTCGCGTCGTCGGCCGTCGGGTCCGACGGCACCGGTTCGTTCACCGTCACGCCGTCCGCGACCGGCCCCGCCGTCTACCGCGTGCGCCAGGAGGACTTCGACCAGGGCGTCGGGCACGTCGGCTGGTTCCCCAGCTACCCCGTGTACGTCGACGTCCGCCGCACGGCGCGCGAGCGTCCGTCGACCCGGGTCGCCGCCCCGGCACCGGAGCCCGTCCTCCGACGCAGTGCGCCGCACCAGAGCACCGCCGCCGGCTCGCTGCGGTGGGGCAAGCAGCTCTACGACTTCGACTGGGAGTTCGGCGAGTCCCTCTCCGACCGTGCGGCCGTCGGCACCCGACGGCGCGGGTCGTGGACCGACGCGAGCGACGGCACCGGCCGGATCGCGATGCGCAACGGCGCCATGCAGCTGAGCAGCAACAGCGAGGGGGCCGGCCGTGCCGGCTCACAGGGCTCGCTGGCCGCGATGCTCCAGGGCGGCGCCGCCCAGGCCTACGGCCGGTGGGAGACGCGACTGATGCCGATGGTACAGGCGGGGGGCTCCACCGACTACGTCCTCAAGGCCGAGCTCATCCCGCTGGCCGACGCTGCCACCGGCTGCGACGCCCGCGCGATCACGCTCGTCGAGGCGAGGCCCAGCACGAGTGGCATCACCATCGGTGCGAGGGCGGCGACCGGGCAGGCCTGGAGCCGCACCCTGCCGGTCACCACCAACCAGTCCTTCCACGCCTACGCCGTCGACGTGACCCCGCGCCGGATCACCTGGTTCGTCGACGGCAAGGCCGTCGGACGCGTCACCGATCCGGCCGCGATCTCCGGCCAGTCGATGACCGTGCGGATCTCGATGCAGGCCTCGGGCACGGCGCCGATGCGGACCACGCGCACGCTGGTCGACTGGGTGCGCTCCTACCCCGCCGGCACCGGACAGCGCACCCGCGGTGGCACCCGCCTCACGCCGGGGACGCACACCGCCACCTGCTGA
- a CDS encoding pentapeptide repeat-containing protein has translation MSLPDLPVLSSDCSQCSGLCCVLLPFSRDDGFKVSKPGGTPCANLAADDSCGIHATLRRDGWVGCTRFECFGAGQHVTRVTFAGASWRDQTDLGEMAAVLSVVRGLHEMLLHLRTAADRAAGVVPDGLVEEIVALDHADPVTLLTTDLDELQARVGTVLRDASVAVRGSGPDLSYDDLAGRDLRTRDLGRATLRGAVLIQADLRDTSLDDTDLLGADLRDADVRGTDLSSTLFLTQPQVNGARGDARTVLPDGIDRPGHWT, from the coding sequence GTGAGCCTGCCCGACCTGCCTGTCCTGTCGTCGGACTGCTCGCAGTGCAGCGGCCTGTGCTGCGTCCTGCTGCCCTTCTCGCGCGACGACGGCTTCAAGGTCTCCAAGCCCGGCGGCACGCCGTGCGCGAACCTGGCCGCTGACGACTCGTGCGGCATCCACGCCACCCTGCGACGTGACGGCTGGGTCGGCTGCACCCGCTTCGAGTGCTTCGGCGCGGGGCAGCACGTCACCCGGGTGACGTTCGCCGGTGCGTCCTGGCGCGACCAGACCGACCTCGGCGAGATGGCCGCCGTGCTGTCCGTCGTGCGCGGCCTCCACGAGATGCTGCTGCACCTGCGGACGGCCGCCGACCGCGCAGCTGGCGTCGTGCCCGACGGGCTAGTCGAGGAGATCGTCGCCCTCGACCACGCCGACCCGGTCACCCTGCTGACCACCGACCTCGACGAGCTGCAGGCACGCGTCGGCACGGTGCTCCGCGACGCCAGCGTCGCGGTCCGCGGCTCCGGTCCCGACCTGTCCTACGACGACCTGGCCGGTCGCGACCTCCGCACGCGCGACCTCGGCCGCGCGACCCTGCGGGGAGCGGTCCTCATCCAGGCCGACCTCCGCGACACCTCGCTCGACGACACCGACCTGCTCGGCGCGGACCTCCGCGACGCCGACGTCCGCGGCACCGACCTGTCGTCGACGCTCTTCCTCACCCAGCCCCAGGTCAACGGCGCGCGGGGCGACGCGAGGACCGTGCTGCCGGACGGCATCGACCGGCCGGGCCACTGGACCTGA
- a CDS encoding cobalt-precorrin-6A reductase, with amino-acid sequence MRMLLLGGTSEARELAALLLGSDVQLVSSLAGRVARPRLPVGPCRIGGFGGVDGLREWLTSHRIQAVVDATHPFAEGMSANAVAACTAEGLPLLRLARPGWSDAPGSDQWHWVDDHAAAASSAAGLGRRPLLTVGRQHLDRFVGPLAGHRAVARVVDTPAIELPQSWLVVNDRGPYDLAGELETLGEHAVDVLVTKDSGGSYTWPKMEAAGQLGVPVVVVRRPGATDGVATVSDAGAAAQWVLSKQP; translated from the coding sequence ATGAGGATGCTGCTGCTCGGCGGCACGAGCGAGGCGCGCGAGCTGGCGGCGCTCCTGCTGGGGTCGGACGTCCAGCTCGTGTCCTCGCTCGCCGGACGGGTCGCCCGTCCGCGGCTGCCCGTCGGGCCGTGCCGGATCGGCGGCTTCGGCGGCGTCGACGGTCTGCGGGAGTGGCTGACGAGCCACCGGATCCAGGCCGTCGTCGACGCGACCCACCCCTTCGCGGAGGGGATGTCGGCCAACGCCGTCGCCGCCTGCACCGCCGAGGGACTGCCCCTGCTCCGGCTGGCCCGCCCCGGGTGGTCGGACGCGCCGGGGTCGGACCAGTGGCACTGGGTCGACGACCACGCCGCCGCCGCCTCGTCGGCGGCCGGCCTCGGGAGGCGTCCGCTCCTCACCGTCGGGCGCCAGCACCTCGACCGCTTCGTGGGCCCGCTCGCCGGGCACCGGGCGGTCGCGCGGGTCGTCGACACCCCGGCCATCGAGCTCCCGCAGTCCTGGTTGGTGGTCAACGACCGCGGTCCCTACGACCTCGCCGGCGAGCTCGAGACGCTGGGCGAGCACGCGGTCGACGTGCTCGTCACCAAGGACTCCGGCGGCAGCTACACCTGGCCCAAGATGGAGGCCGCCGGGCAGCTCGGCGTGCCCGTGGTCGTCGTACGACGTCCGGGTGCGACCGACGGCGTCGCGACGGTCAGCGACGCCGGAGCCGCCGCTCAGTGGGTCCTCAGCAAGCAGCCCTAG
- a CDS encoding general stress protein, giving the protein MSTSGINPTLRSGSPFTLQFPQSLAVYDDYAAAQKSVDFLSDAEFPVEHLMIVGTDLKRIERVTGRLTWSKIAIGGILSGLWLGVFIGLVFALFTESSVLQVLTGTVFLGATFGLVWALIGYAATRGTRDFSSVTQVVATKYEVLVENKHAARAREVLAGLPGALPNPFS; this is encoded by the coding sequence ATGTCGACTTCCGGCATCAATCCCACCCTCAGGTCCGGCTCGCCGTTCACGCTGCAGTTCCCCCAGTCGCTGGCGGTCTACGACGACTACGCCGCCGCCCAGAAGAGCGTCGACTTCCTCTCCGACGCGGAGTTCCCCGTCGAGCACCTGATGATCGTCGGCACCGACCTCAAGCGGATCGAGCGCGTCACCGGCCGTCTCACGTGGTCCAAGATCGCGATCGGCGGCATCCTGTCCGGGCTGTGGCTCGGCGTCTTCATCGGGCTCGTCTTCGCGCTCTTCACCGAGTCGAGCGTCCTGCAGGTGCTGACCGGCACGGTGTTCCTGGGTGCGACGTTCGGCCTGGTCTGGGCGCTGATCGGCTACGCCGCGACCCGAGGCACGCGCGACTTCTCCTCCGTCACCCAGGTCGTCGCGACGAAGTACGAGGTGCTCGTCGAGAACAAGCACGCCGCCCGGGCGCGCGAGGTGCTCGCCGGGCTGCCGGGCGCGCTGCCGAACCCGTTCTCCTGA